A single region of the Lotus japonicus ecotype B-129 chromosome 4, LjGifu_v1.2 genome encodes:
- the LOC130715385 gene encoding disease resistance protein RPV1-like isoform X1, which yields MAGSSSSSAATMAHPPPPPPTKYDVFLSFRGEDTRKNFMSHLYAGLDRKKINAFIDDRSLETGDEISPELCKAIEASMIYVIIFSKDYASSKWCLDELVKIMECKKKYERVVIPIFYYVEPATVRHQKETYADAVVKHQNRLVPKEVIQRWKEALTEAAGISGWDSNAARTEFDFVDDIVEDILKKLDRFISSYSDNKGMVGIDEHISQIQSFSQLEPEAVRIIGIWGMGGIDERVKRAKVLLILDDVKTSSQIQELIGGHGNFGQGSRIIVTSRDLQVLKNVEADEIYQVNEMSYQDSLRLFTLRAFKPNTPVEGYADLVEEVLKYAKGVPLALQVLGSLLYDKKREVWESLLQKLRKLPNRQIIDVLKLSYDGLDDEEKDIFLDIACFYVGRVEDAVVDFIDACGFSAKVGMDVLKDRCLISIWDYRVVVHDLIQEMGKDIVHQQCANDPGKRSRLWDYEDIYNVLKNNKGTDAIQCIFLDMSTKTVVQLHPETFKSMPNLRMFCLDSRDIQPKVTLSAFLESLPDGLKLLHWVGFPQRSLPLCPENLVELKMRHSKLEQLWEDDQELPNLKRLDLGGSKQLVRIPDLSKFPNIEDIVLSGCASLIEVYSSSFLSKLKCLKLRRCVELTSLNVPSNILSRSSGLVELSNCRKLKTLSINRTKVVESHFDGSSYESCCLMLHNCESLTSLRIDLCRSKLLQKLCLSGCSNLQTFPEIEDTVENLVVLLLDEIAIQELPSSLHRFVGLQELSLRNCSRLEIIPCSIGRLTKLRSLDLTGCESLETFPSSIFKLKLTELDLDGCSKLKTFPKILEPAESFADINLPYTAIKELPSSLDFLVGLQTLCLYGCRNLESLPNSICNLKLLSKLDCSGCRNLTEIPNDIGRLSSLRNLQLHRTKIVNFPESIGHLSSLESLNASYTGIVNLPESIAHLSSLNSLNVSYSEIVNLPESMGHLSSLKSLNVSYTGVVNLPESIAHLSTLKSLNVSGCRKLECIPKLPPFLKWLLAFDCPSITRVISNSTFKHPSDSKEGTFQFHFTSNEDQDPSACSDVVADARLKVIEDAYRFVYYCFPGSAVPYWFPYRCEGDSVTVDKDSLNWCNDNRLIGFAMCFVLQHKNTGSGSLKCSIIVKSDGCTFTLPQEDQLRDSFSCSAAQVGQRDHTFLWKYYLTDSVDEGIFHASSFTFKIPIPSYHEPSYEVKECGICPLYTSIISEKRKPPENPLRRRRRSSPFVVVQI from the exons ATGGCCGGgagctcttcttcttctgctgctaCTATggctcatcctcctcctcctcctcctacaAAGTATGATGTGTTTTTGAGCTTCCGAGGGGAAGACACGCGCAAGAACTTCATGAGTCATCTTTATGCTGGACTTGACAGGAAAAAAATCAATGCCTTCATAGATGACAGATCACTAGAGACAGGTGATGAGATCTCACCTGAACTCTGCAAAGCAATTGAAGCATCAATGATTTACGTCATCATTTTCTCCAAAGACTATGCTTCTTCCAAGTGGTGTTTGGATGAACTTGTGAAGATTATGGAATGCAAGAAGAAATATGAAAGGGTTGTGATACCTATTTTCTACTACGTGGAACCAGCAACTGTTAGGCATCAGAAAGAGACTTATGCAGATGCGGTTGTGAAGCATCAAAACCGGCTAGTACCAAAGGAAGTAATACAGAGATGGAAGGAAGCTCTAACCGAAGCTGCTGGAATCTCTGGCTGGGATTCAAACGCCGCCAG AACAGAATTCGACTTTGTTGATGATATTGTAgaagatattttaaaaaaattggatCGTTTTATCTCAAGTTATAGTGATAATAAAGGAATGGTTGGAATTGATGAGCATATTTCACAAATCCAGTCCTTCTCACAACTTGAGCCAGAAGCTGTTCGGATCATAGGAATTTGGGGCATGGGAGGAATAG ATGAAAGGGTCAAACGGGCAAAGGTTCTTCTTATTCTTGATGACGTGAAAACTTCAAGTCAAATTCAAGAATTGATTGGAGGGCATGGAAACTTTGGCCAGGGAAGTAGAATCATTGTGACTAGTAGAGACCTGCAGGTGCTTAAGAATGTTGAAGCGGATGAAATATATCAAGTCAACGAGATGAGTTACCAAGACTCTCTACGACTCTTCACATTGAGGGCCTTTAAACCAAACACTCCCGTGGAAGGTTATGCAGACTTGGTAGAAGAGGTATTAAAATATGCTAAAGGGGTTCCATTAGCTCTCCAAGTCTTAGGCTCGCTGCTTTATGATAAAAAAAGGGAAGTATGGGAAAGTCTACTACAAAAGCTGCGAAAACTTCCCAATCGTCAAATTATCGATGTGTTGAAATTAAGTTATGATGGGCTGGATGATGAAGAGAAGGACATATTTCTTGACATTGCTTGCTTCTATGTAGGCCGGGTTGAGGATGCAGTAGTGGATTTCATAGATGCTTGTGGTTTCTCTGCTAAAGTTGGAATGGATGTTCTCAAAGATAGGTGCCTTATATCTATTTGGGATTATCGAGTCGTGGTGCATGATCTAATACAGGAAATGGGAAAAGATATTGTTCATCAACAATGTGCCAATGATCCTGGAAAACGTAGTCGTTTATGGGACTATGAAGATATTTacaatgttttaaaaaataacaag GGCACGGATGCAATCCAATGTATATTCCTCGACATGAGCACGAAAACTGTTGTTCAACTACATCCTGAGACTTTTAAAAGCATGCCTAATCTGAGAATGTTTTGTTTGGATAGTCGTGATATTCAACCAAAAGTGACCCTTTCTGCATTTCTTGAAAGTCTTCCAGATGGTTTAAAATTGCTTCATTGGGTTGGGTTTCCTCAAAGATCCTTGCCGCTTTGTCCTGAAAATCTTGTTGAACTTAAAATGCGTCATAGCAAGCTTGAACAACTTTGGGAGGATGATCAG GAATTACCGAATTTGAAAAGGCTTGATCTTGGGGGTTCTAAGCAGTTGGTTCGAATACCAGACCTTTCAAAGTTCCCAAATATTGAAGATATAGTTCTTAGTGGTTGTGCAAGCTTAATTGAAGTTTACTCATCAAGTTTCCTCAGCAAACTCAAATGTTTAAAGTTAAGGAGGTGTGTTGAGCTTACAAGTTTAAATGTTCCTAGCAATATTCTATCGAGATCTTCTGGACTAGTGGAGCTCTCTAACTGTCGCAAGCTAAAAACGTTGTCAATCAACAGAACCAAGGTGGTTGAATCGCATTTTGATGGATCTTCCTATGAGTCTTGTTGTTTGATGCTCCATAATTGTGAATCGCTTACAAGCCTTCGAATCGACCTTTGTCGGTCAAAATTGCTGCAAAAACTTTGTCTGAGTGGTTGCTCAAATTTACAAACTTTTCCTGAAATTGAGGACACAGTTGAAAACTTAGTCGTGCTTCTCTTAGACGAAATAGCTATACAAGAACTACCTTCATCCTTGCATCGCTTTGTGGGGCTTCAAGAATTGAGCTTGCGTAATTGCTCAAGGCTTGAGATTATTCCTTGTTCCATTGGAAGACTCACCAAACTCCGCAGCTTAGACCTTACCGGTTGTGAATCACTTGAAACATTTCCAAGTAGCATTTTCAAATTAAAGTTGACAGAACTCGATTTGGATGGTTGCTCAAAGCTAAAGACATTCCCAAAAATCTTGGAGCCTGCAGAAAGTTTTGCTGACATTAACTTACCATATACAGCAATTAAAGAACTGCCTTCATCTTTGGACTTCTTGGTGGGTCTTCAAACCTTGTGTCTGTATGGGTGTCGTAATCTGGAGTCACTTCCAAACAGCATTTGCAATCTAAAGCTTCTATCTAAGCTTGACTGTTCAGGTTGTCGCAACTTAACAGAAATCCCAAATGACATTGGCCGCTTGTCATCATTAAGGAACTTGCAACTGCATCGTACCAAAATTGTGAACTTCCCAGAGAGCATTGGTCATCTTTCAAGCTTGGAATCACTTAATGCAAGTTATACCGGAATTGTGAACCTTCCAGAGAGTATTGCtcatctttcaagcttgaactCACTTAATGTAAGTTATTCCGAAATTGTGAACCTTCCAGAGAGCATGGGtcatctttcaagcttgaaatCACTTAATGTAAGTTATACTGGAGTTGTGAACCTTCCAGAGAGTATTGCTCATCTTTCAACCTTGAAATCACTTAATGTCAGTGGTTGCAGAAAGCTTGAATGTATCCCAAAACTTCCACCATTTCTGAAATGGTTATTGGCATTTGATTGCCCATCCATTACAAGAGTGATTTCAAATTCAACGTTCAAACACCCTTCAGATTCCAAAGAAGGTACCTTCCAATTTCATTTCACCAGTAATGAAGATCAGGATCCAAGTGCTTGTAGTGATGTTGTGGCCGATGCAAGGCTTAAGGTCATAGAGGATGCATATAGATTTGTGTACTATTGCTTTCCAGGGAGTGCAGTTCCATATTGGTTCCCTTATCGATGCGAGGGAGATTCAGTAACTGTGGATAAAGATTCTCTAAATTGGTGCAATGATAACAGGCTCATCGGTTTTGCTATGTGTTTCGTTTTGCAACATAAAAATACAGGATCTGGTTCTTTAAAATGCAGCATAATAGTTAAATCTGATGGGTGCACATTCACCCTTCCCCAAGAAGATCAGCTAAGAGACTCTTTCTCTTGCAGTGCTGCACAAGTGGGACAGAGAGATCACACATTCCTATGGAAATATTACTTAACGGACTCTGTCGACGAAGGGATCTTTCACGCCTCCAGCTTCACTTTTAAGATCCCTATTCCGAGCTATCATGAACCAAGTTATGAGGTGAAAGAGTGTGGAATATGCCCCCTTTATACCTCCATCATATCAGAGAAGCGAAAACCCCCCGAAAACCcgttaagaagaagaagaaggtcgtCTCCCTTCGTCGTTGTTCAGATCTGA
- the LOC130715385 gene encoding disease resistance protein RPV1-like isoform X2: protein MVGIDEHISQIQSFSQLEPEAVRIIGIWGMGGIDERVKRAKVLLILDDVKTSSQIQELIGGHGNFGQGSRIIVTSRDLQVLKNVEADEIYQVNEMSYQDSLRLFTLRAFKPNTPVEGYADLVEEVLKYAKGVPLALQVLGSLLYDKKREVWESLLQKLRKLPNRQIIDVLKLSYDGLDDEEKDIFLDIACFYVGRVEDAVVDFIDACGFSAKVGMDVLKDRCLISIWDYRVVVHDLIQEMGKDIVHQQCANDPGKRSRLWDYEDIYNVLKNNKGTDAIQCIFLDMSTKTVVQLHPETFKSMPNLRMFCLDSRDIQPKVTLSAFLESLPDGLKLLHWVGFPQRSLPLCPENLVELKMRHSKLEQLWEDDQELPNLKRLDLGGSKQLVRIPDLSKFPNIEDIVLSGCASLIEVYSSSFLSKLKCLKLRRCVELTSLNVPSNILSRSSGLVELSNCRKLKTLSINRTKVVESHFDGSSYESCCLMLHNCESLTSLRIDLCRSKLLQKLCLSGCSNLQTFPEIEDTVENLVVLLLDEIAIQELPSSLHRFVGLQELSLRNCSRLEIIPCSIGRLTKLRSLDLTGCESLETFPSSIFKLKLTELDLDGCSKLKTFPKILEPAESFADINLPYTAIKELPSSLDFLVGLQTLCLYGCRNLESLPNSICNLKLLSKLDCSGCRNLTEIPNDIGRLSSLRNLQLHRTKIVNFPESIGHLSSLESLNASYTGIVNLPESIAHLSSLNSLNVSYSEIVNLPESMGHLSSLKSLNVSYTGVVNLPESIAHLSTLKSLNVSGCRKLECIPKLPPFLKWLLAFDCPSITRVISNSTFKHPSDSKEGTFQFHFTSNEDQDPSACSDVVADARLKVIEDAYRFVYYCFPGSAVPYWFPYRCEGDSVTVDKDSLNWCNDNRLIGFAMCFVLQHKNTGSGSLKCSIIVKSDGCTFTLPQEDQLRDSFSCSAAQVGQRDHTFLWKYYLTDSVDEGIFHASSFTFKIPIPSYHEPSYEVKECGICPLYTSIISEKRKPPENPLRRRRRSSPFVVVQI, encoded by the exons ATGGTTGGAATTGATGAGCATATTTCACAAATCCAGTCCTTCTCACAACTTGAGCCAGAAGCTGTTCGGATCATAGGAATTTGGGGCATGGGAGGAATAG ATGAAAGGGTCAAACGGGCAAAGGTTCTTCTTATTCTTGATGACGTGAAAACTTCAAGTCAAATTCAAGAATTGATTGGAGGGCATGGAAACTTTGGCCAGGGAAGTAGAATCATTGTGACTAGTAGAGACCTGCAGGTGCTTAAGAATGTTGAAGCGGATGAAATATATCAAGTCAACGAGATGAGTTACCAAGACTCTCTACGACTCTTCACATTGAGGGCCTTTAAACCAAACACTCCCGTGGAAGGTTATGCAGACTTGGTAGAAGAGGTATTAAAATATGCTAAAGGGGTTCCATTAGCTCTCCAAGTCTTAGGCTCGCTGCTTTATGATAAAAAAAGGGAAGTATGGGAAAGTCTACTACAAAAGCTGCGAAAACTTCCCAATCGTCAAATTATCGATGTGTTGAAATTAAGTTATGATGGGCTGGATGATGAAGAGAAGGACATATTTCTTGACATTGCTTGCTTCTATGTAGGCCGGGTTGAGGATGCAGTAGTGGATTTCATAGATGCTTGTGGTTTCTCTGCTAAAGTTGGAATGGATGTTCTCAAAGATAGGTGCCTTATATCTATTTGGGATTATCGAGTCGTGGTGCATGATCTAATACAGGAAATGGGAAAAGATATTGTTCATCAACAATGTGCCAATGATCCTGGAAAACGTAGTCGTTTATGGGACTATGAAGATATTTacaatgttttaaaaaataacaag GGCACGGATGCAATCCAATGTATATTCCTCGACATGAGCACGAAAACTGTTGTTCAACTACATCCTGAGACTTTTAAAAGCATGCCTAATCTGAGAATGTTTTGTTTGGATAGTCGTGATATTCAACCAAAAGTGACCCTTTCTGCATTTCTTGAAAGTCTTCCAGATGGTTTAAAATTGCTTCATTGGGTTGGGTTTCCTCAAAGATCCTTGCCGCTTTGTCCTGAAAATCTTGTTGAACTTAAAATGCGTCATAGCAAGCTTGAACAACTTTGGGAGGATGATCAG GAATTACCGAATTTGAAAAGGCTTGATCTTGGGGGTTCTAAGCAGTTGGTTCGAATACCAGACCTTTCAAAGTTCCCAAATATTGAAGATATAGTTCTTAGTGGTTGTGCAAGCTTAATTGAAGTTTACTCATCAAGTTTCCTCAGCAAACTCAAATGTTTAAAGTTAAGGAGGTGTGTTGAGCTTACAAGTTTAAATGTTCCTAGCAATATTCTATCGAGATCTTCTGGACTAGTGGAGCTCTCTAACTGTCGCAAGCTAAAAACGTTGTCAATCAACAGAACCAAGGTGGTTGAATCGCATTTTGATGGATCTTCCTATGAGTCTTGTTGTTTGATGCTCCATAATTGTGAATCGCTTACAAGCCTTCGAATCGACCTTTGTCGGTCAAAATTGCTGCAAAAACTTTGTCTGAGTGGTTGCTCAAATTTACAAACTTTTCCTGAAATTGAGGACACAGTTGAAAACTTAGTCGTGCTTCTCTTAGACGAAATAGCTATACAAGAACTACCTTCATCCTTGCATCGCTTTGTGGGGCTTCAAGAATTGAGCTTGCGTAATTGCTCAAGGCTTGAGATTATTCCTTGTTCCATTGGAAGACTCACCAAACTCCGCAGCTTAGACCTTACCGGTTGTGAATCACTTGAAACATTTCCAAGTAGCATTTTCAAATTAAAGTTGACAGAACTCGATTTGGATGGTTGCTCAAAGCTAAAGACATTCCCAAAAATCTTGGAGCCTGCAGAAAGTTTTGCTGACATTAACTTACCATATACAGCAATTAAAGAACTGCCTTCATCTTTGGACTTCTTGGTGGGTCTTCAAACCTTGTGTCTGTATGGGTGTCGTAATCTGGAGTCACTTCCAAACAGCATTTGCAATCTAAAGCTTCTATCTAAGCTTGACTGTTCAGGTTGTCGCAACTTAACAGAAATCCCAAATGACATTGGCCGCTTGTCATCATTAAGGAACTTGCAACTGCATCGTACCAAAATTGTGAACTTCCCAGAGAGCATTGGTCATCTTTCAAGCTTGGAATCACTTAATGCAAGTTATACCGGAATTGTGAACCTTCCAGAGAGTATTGCtcatctttcaagcttgaactCACTTAATGTAAGTTATTCCGAAATTGTGAACCTTCCAGAGAGCATGGGtcatctttcaagcttgaaatCACTTAATGTAAGTTATACTGGAGTTGTGAACCTTCCAGAGAGTATTGCTCATCTTTCAACCTTGAAATCACTTAATGTCAGTGGTTGCAGAAAGCTTGAATGTATCCCAAAACTTCCACCATTTCTGAAATGGTTATTGGCATTTGATTGCCCATCCATTACAAGAGTGATTTCAAATTCAACGTTCAAACACCCTTCAGATTCCAAAGAAGGTACCTTCCAATTTCATTTCACCAGTAATGAAGATCAGGATCCAAGTGCTTGTAGTGATGTTGTGGCCGATGCAAGGCTTAAGGTCATAGAGGATGCATATAGATTTGTGTACTATTGCTTTCCAGGGAGTGCAGTTCCATATTGGTTCCCTTATCGATGCGAGGGAGATTCAGTAACTGTGGATAAAGATTCTCTAAATTGGTGCAATGATAACAGGCTCATCGGTTTTGCTATGTGTTTCGTTTTGCAACATAAAAATACAGGATCTGGTTCTTTAAAATGCAGCATAATAGTTAAATCTGATGGGTGCACATTCACCCTTCCCCAAGAAGATCAGCTAAGAGACTCTTTCTCTTGCAGTGCTGCACAAGTGGGACAGAGAGATCACACATTCCTATGGAAATATTACTTAACGGACTCTGTCGACGAAGGGATCTTTCACGCCTCCAGCTTCACTTTTAAGATCCCTATTCCGAGCTATCATGAACCAAGTTATGAGGTGAAAGAGTGTGGAATATGCCCCCTTTATACCTCCATCATATCAGAGAAGCGAAAACCCCCCGAAAACCcgttaagaagaagaagaaggtcgtCTCCCTTCGTCGTTGTTCAGATCTGA
- the LOC130715021 gene encoding eukaryotic translation initiation factor 5A-2-like produces MSDEEHQFDSHADSGASKTYPMQAGTIRKNGYIVIRSRPCKVVEVSTSKTGKHGHAKCHFVAIDVFNGRKLEDIVPSSHNCDVPHVNRTDYQLIDISEDGFVSLLTDNGGTKDDLKLPTDETLLAQIKDGFNEGKDLVVSVMSAMGEEHICALKDIGPKN; encoded by the exons ATGTCTGACGAAGAGCACCAGTTCGATTCTCATGCGGATTCCGGAGCCTCCAAGACTTATCCTATGCAAGCTGGTACCATTCGCAAAAATGGCTACATCGTCATCAGGTCCAGGCCTTGCAAG GTTGTTGAAGTTTCCACATCAAAAACAGGCAAGCATGGACATGCAAAGTGCCACTTTGTCGCCATTGATGTTTTCAATGGGAGAAAGCTTGAAGATATTGTTCCTTCATCCCACAACTGTGAT GTTCCACACGTGAATCGCACTGATTATCAGCTGATTGATATCTCTGAAGATGGTTTT GTGAGTCTGTTGACTGACAATGGAGGTACCAAGGATGATCTGAAGCTTCCCACTGATGAGACACTGCTTGCTCAG ATTAAAGATGGATTTAATGAAGGGAAAGATCTTGTGGTTTCTGTCATGTCTGCAATGGGAGAAGAGCATATCTGTGCCCTGAAGGACATTGGtcctaaaaattaa